A region from the Methanolacinia paynteri genome encodes:
- the cmr6 gene encoding type III-B CRISPR module RAMP protein Cmr6, which produces MSQQNQKTIKIYEDVYNRYISTLGEKQDATFITKNRLIIGLGNENVLETGITLHHTYGTPYIPGTALKGLAAHYCNQVWGKGDEKFKKDGEYYKAIFGTSDDSGHFIFHDAWITPESLKDKSLMPDVMTPHHGDYYSEKGAPTDFDKPVPISFVSVRGMFHIVVSCDVSGENTEKWTKLVFRLLSEALENWGIGGKTSSGYGKLVKIESFESQGNNSQYREIRATNAAQIPVQQQVIPKRGDIVYATYFEDHVSKKRNVQPHFKIDGYNNLFGFVNEGTLPEDLELKKSYELVVISNNSGGPGKYSFAVPGSWNPDENRQRKPYR; this is translated from the coding sequence ATGTCGCAGCAGAATCAGAAAACGATAAAGATCTACGAAGATGTCTATAACCGTTATATCTCCACACTTGGAGAAAAACAGGATGCCACGTTCATCACAAAAAACCGGTTGATAATCGGTCTCGGAAACGAAAATGTGCTTGAGACCGGAATTACTCTTCATCATACATACGGGACACCCTATATCCCTGGAACCGCCCTTAAAGGTCTTGCTGCGCACTATTGTAATCAGGTCTGGGGAAAAGGTGATGAGAAATTCAAAAAAGACGGTGAATATTACAAAGCAATATTCGGTACATCAGACGATTCAGGTCATTTCATCTTTCATGACGCCTGGATCACACCGGAAAGCCTGAAAGACAAAAGCCTCATGCCTGACGTAATGACACCACATCACGGGGATTATTATTCAGAAAAGGGTGCACCAACAGATTTCGACAAACCGGTCCCTATATCATTCGTATCTGTCAGAGGAATGTTTCATATCGTAGTCTCGTGTGATGTTTCCGGAGAAAACACAGAAAAATGGACAAAGCTTGTATTCAGGCTGCTATCGGAAGCACTGGAAAATTGGGGAATCGGCGGGAAGACATCTTCAGGATACGGGAAACTTGTGAAGATCGAATCATTTGAAAGTCAGGGAAATAATTCGCAATACAGGGAAATACGGGCAACCAATGCTGCCCAGATACCGGTTCAACAACAGGTCATCCCCAAAAGAGGGGATATAGTATATGCCACTTATTTTGAAGACCATGTAAGCAAAAAAAGAAATGTTCAACCTCATTTTAAGATAGACGGTTACAATAACCTGTTCGGCTTTGTGAACGAAGGAACTCTGCCCGAAGATCTTGAACTTAAAAAAAGTTATGAACTGGTTGTGATATCTAACAATTCAGGAGGGCCGGGAAAATATTCTTTTGCAGTACCGGGATCGTGGAACCCGGATGAGAACAGGCAAAGAAAACCGTACCGGTGA
- the cmr5 gene encoding type III-B CRISPR module-associated protein Cmr5, with protein MQTRQQKRAEIAYSCVSSHNSNDKEEFSRLTKSFPALVHNSGLVQALAFVNAKDKEKESKPGAAYIRYLTKTMQLTGDPGLEERSRTADLIEYQQLSREAIEAATWLKRYSEAIFGSD; from the coding sequence ATGCAGACCAGACAGCAAAAAAGAGCGGAAATTGCATATTCCTGCGTTTCATCGCATAATTCAAATGATAAAGAGGAATTTTCCAGACTTACAAAAAGTTTTCCTGCTCTGGTGCATAATTCCGGATTGGTCCAGGCTCTTGCATTTGTAAATGCAAAAGACAAGGAAAAGGAAAGTAAACCAGGTGCCGCTTATATCAGATACCTTACAAAGACCATGCAACTAACCGGCGATCCGGGACTGGAAGAGAGAAGCCGGACTGCTGACCTGATAGAATATCAGCAACTCAGCAGAGAGGCAATCGAGGCCGCTACATGGCTTAAACGCTACTCAGAGGCAATCTTCGGGAGTGACTGA
- a CDS encoding CRISPR-associated protein Csx16 — protein MEKSQIIIVTRHPGAVEWLRSKGYTGNTLPHIAEQDIRKGYIYIGVLPIPMVKKILDTGSRFILLVLPDIAFSQRGQEMSPEEMTGAGACLMEVRSIDLVPFEG, from the coding sequence ATGGAAAAAAGTCAGATAATTATTGTTACAAGGCATCCCGGTGCCGTGGAGTGGCTCAGGTCAAAAGGATATACCGGTAATACCTTGCCTCATATTGCAGAACAGGATATCCGGAAAGGATATATTTACATCGGAGTCCTGCCGATTCCGATGGTAAAGAAAATTCTGGATACAGGCAGCCGGTTTATCCTTCTCGTCTTACCCGATATTGCATTCAGCCAGAGGGGACAGGAAATGTCTCCTGAAGAGATGACGGGAGCAGGTGCATGCCTGATGGAAGTAAGGTCAATCGATCTGGTTCCTTTTGAAGGGTAA